From the Haladaptatus caseinilyticus genome, the window TCAAGGCAATTGGGAAATGCTGGAAGCAGCGTTAAACCGACGAATAGTGTTGATAGTCATTAGATCATTTCCAATAGCGTCCGACTCCCGTGCAGACAGCCGAAGCAACCGATGTAGTCGAAAATCAGCCTTCGAGCACGAGCTCTTCTACGAAGTTGATCCACTGGTCATGATCCAGTTCATCTCCAGGAACACATCTGATTTGGAGTCGAGTTCGGTTCCCATGAATTTCTGTGTCTAATCCGACTCGCTCACTATCCCCAATCAGATTGGCAGCCGCCTCAAGCAGGTTCTGTTCGTCTTCGAATAGAAAGTCGTAGATATCGATCTGCACCGATTGGGCCCAAGTTCGTAAGAGCACTCGATTTGTCCCGTCCATTCGGAAGGCAATGTAGAGTTTTTGTGTCCAACTTGGACCGTCTAAGCCTCTTACTTCGCTCATTATTTCGACCAGCTGTTGTACAAGTACAGCCGTATCCTCATTTGTCCGCTCTTCAAGATGCCAGCGCTTGCCATCTACTTTCCATGGCGTGTCCGAGGGTGTGTCTCCTGTTTCGAACTTCGCTAAATCAGAGGTCGGCACGAGAGTTTTCGAGTCGAGATACAGGCTATTCGTCCCATCCTTGAACAGCGAAAACTGAACAATATTAGCATCGATTCCCTGTTCTCGCAACCATAATACGACACTGCCGATCCGTTCGTGAACCCGATTCCCAACAAGAAAAATACGTT encodes:
- a CDS encoding PDDEXK family nuclease, which codes for MLRIEGREATELTATELSTEQLSEDDLREWVIDNTAEILGEDFLVIGREVGVADLNDGIDILAIDRAGNLVVIELKRGALRGSVDFQALKYVSYVSRWSYDDIKQQFEMFLQSEWGMDLHGEGATFAETLEEFCDDDYELNATQRIFLVGNRVHERIGSVVLWLREQGIDANIVQFSLFKDGTNSLYLDSKTLVPTSDLAKFETGDTPSDTPWKVDGKRWHLEERTNEDTAVLVQQLVEIMSEVRGLDGPSWTQKLYIAFRMDGTNRVLLRTWAQSVQIDIYDFLFEDEQNLLEAAANLIGDSERVGLDTEIHGNRTRLQIRCVPGDELDHDQWINFVEELVLEG